Proteins from one Dysgonomonas sp. HDW5A genomic window:
- a CDS encoding chaperone modulator CbpM, with amino-acid sequence MKTELIIIQEYCRNSQVEPSFIDLLENEGLIELEIIEGEQYIRESQLPDLERFANWYYDLSINIEGIDVIQNLLKKVQTMEQELYSLRKLHSTRFSDIWEDIDE; translated from the coding sequence ATGAAAACAGAACTAATTATAATACAAGAATATTGCCGTAATTCACAGGTAGAACCATCTTTTATTGATCTGTTGGAAAACGAGGGACTAATAGAATTGGAAATCATCGAAGGTGAACAATATATAAGAGAGTCTCAGTTACCCGATTTAGAGCGTTTTGCGAATTGGTATTACGACCTGTCAATCAATATTGAGGGTATAGATGTGATACAAAACCTGTTGAAAAAGGTGCAGACTATGGAGCAAGAACTCTATTCTCTACGGAAATTGCATTCGACACGCTTCAGCGATATATGGGAAGATATAGACGAATAA
- a CDS encoding HD family phosphohydrolase: protein MGYLNKKLRIPTPTFFIFAIILIAYFSPRESKVSYNESEGKPWRYGLVTAPFDFPIYKDEAQLEQERDSILKEYIPYYSVDKFRSERAITLFTNDAQAAETPAAYIQYVQRKMKEIYQAGLISATDYDKLEDSNLKQLYLINEDNVATIRNVNSFYTSKLAYEKLINDLPDNLQLYVIQSLNLNNYLYDNVIADNELSKKAKDELLMKVPFAEGNVLSGQKIIDRGEIVTSKTVHILNSLQKITEQKEGSGTRKNWMVVGDVILIAALIMAFMTYLIFFRPREYYDRRNVLFMLTMIVVLCVLTGVFVKLGFNVYIIPYAMATIMVRTFIDSRTAMLIHLITAIICSLMVPFPQEFLLLQIPVGFMCIFSLKDLSERSQLIKSSFFILLTYASLYIGVTLALKGDIKQIDPLMFLYFAINFMFVMFAYLLVYICEKVFGFISGVSMIELSNINKPLLQQLSEVAPGTFQHSMQVSNLAAAVATRIGANAPLVRTGALYHDIGKMTNPAYFTENQIPGMNPHVGLSYKESARIIINHVPEGIKIARKYNLPQQIIDFIATHHGTGKVKYFYNSYKNEHPDEDVSEADFSYPGPNPFTKETAILMMADTVEAASRSLKEYTEESISHLVDKLVDSQMHDGLLRNAPITFRDIEIAKNIFKEKLMTIYHSRIAYPELSKEAEKNIEDAAEKGTI from the coding sequence ATGGGATATTTAAATAAGAAACTAAGAATACCAACCCCCACCTTTTTTATATTTGCAATTATACTTATTGCATACTTCTCGCCCAGAGAGAGTAAGGTAAGTTATAATGAAAGCGAAGGTAAACCTTGGAGGTATGGACTTGTGACTGCTCCTTTCGATTTTCCTATTTATAAGGACGAAGCACAGCTGGAACAGGAACGCGATAGTATTCTAAAGGAATATATCCCCTATTATAGTGTTGATAAATTCAGGTCGGAGCGAGCAATAACCCTGTTCACGAATGATGCACAGGCTGCCGAAACTCCTGCGGCATATATTCAGTATGTGCAGCGGAAAATGAAGGAAATTTATCAGGCAGGGTTAATTTCTGCCACAGATTACGATAAGTTGGAAGACAGTAATCTAAAGCAGCTATATTTGATTAATGAAGATAATGTGGCCACTATTCGTAATGTAAATTCGTTTTATACCTCGAAGCTGGCTTACGAAAAACTAATAAATGACCTCCCTGACAACCTGCAATTGTATGTTATTCAATCGCTAAATCTAAATAATTATCTATATGACAATGTTATTGCAGATAATGAATTGTCGAAGAAAGCAAAGGACGAACTATTGATGAAGGTTCCTTTTGCCGAAGGAAATGTTCTGTCGGGGCAAAAAATTATAGATAGAGGTGAAATTGTAACATCAAAAACAGTACATATCCTTAATTCCTTACAAAAGATTACCGAGCAGAAAGAGGGATCGGGAACCCGCAAAAATTGGATGGTCGTAGGAGATGTTATACTCATTGCGGCACTTATAATGGCATTCATGACGTATCTGATATTTTTCCGTCCCAGAGAGTATTACGATCGGCGTAACGTCCTCTTTATGTTGACAATGATTGTTGTACTATGTGTGCTGACTGGAGTATTTGTCAAATTAGGATTCAATGTATATATCATTCCGTATGCTATGGCGACAATAATGGTACGTACATTTATCGATTCACGTACAGCCATGCTTATACACTTGATAACGGCTATTATCTGTTCGTTGATGGTGCCCTTTCCTCAGGAATTTCTTTTATTACAGATTCCGGTAGGCTTTATGTGTATCTTTAGTTTGAAAGATTTATCTGAAAGATCACAATTGATTAAATCTTCGTTCTTCATTTTACTCACATACGCCTCTCTTTATATCGGTGTTACTTTGGCTCTTAAGGGCGATATTAAGCAGATAGATCCTTTGATGTTCCTGTATTTTGCGATTAACTTTATGTTTGTAATGTTTGCATACTTATTGGTTTATATCTGCGAAAAAGTATTCGGTTTTATTTCGGGAGTAAGTATGATCGAGTTATCCAACATCAATAAACCCCTTCTGCAACAACTGTCGGAAGTGGCACCGGGTACGTTTCAGCACTCTATGCAGGTATCCAATTTGGCGGCGGCAGTGGCTACCCGTATCGGAGCAAATGCACCGCTGGTACGTACAGGAGCTTTGTATCATGATATCGGTAAGATGACAAATCCTGCTTACTTTACTGAAAATCAGATTCCGGGAATGAATCCCCATGTGGGACTTTCTTATAAAGAGAGTGCTAGAATAATAATAAACCATGTACCTGAGGGAATAAAGATTGCCCGTAAATATAATTTACCACAACAGATAATAGACTTTATAGCGACTCATCACGGAACGGGAAAAGTAAAATATTTTTATAATTCATATAAAAATGAACATCCGGATGAGGATGTAAGCGAAGCCGATTTTTCGTATCCGGGTCCTAATCCGTTTACCAAAGAAACTGCTATCTTAATGATGGCTGACACAGTAGAAGCAGCATCCCGCAGCTTGAAGGAATATACCGAAGAGTCCATCTCTCATTTGGTAGACAAACTTGTGGATTCTCAAATGCATGATGGCTTATTAAGAAATGCTCCTATTACTTTTAGGGATATTGAGATTGCTAAGAATATATTCAAGGAGAAATTGATGACCATATATCACTCCCGTATAGCTTATCCGGAGTTGAGTAAAGAAGCCGAGAAAAATATTGAAGATGCAGCCGAAAAAGGAACCATATAG
- the pepE gene encoding dipeptidase PepE: protein MKLLLLSNSTNPGEPYLSYPKQTIKQFLGDKPLNIVFIPYAAVTFSYDEYAAKVNDSLQEVGIQVKGIHTFVNAKEAIRTADAIMIGGGNTWKLTRMLQENGLIDLIREKVNTGTPYIGWSAGSNVACPTLRTTNDMPIVAPLSFETLNLVPFQLNPHYLDAHPENHGGETREMRINEFIIENPDIYVVGLRESTILHFENGKLSLIGDRSARIFKFGKEPYELTSKDDFDFLVNMN from the coding sequence ATGAAATTATTATTACTAAGCAATTCAACTAATCCGGGAGAGCCATATTTGAGCTATCCTAAACAAACAATCAAGCAGTTTTTAGGAGATAAACCTCTCAATATAGTGTTTATACCTTATGCAGCAGTAACTTTTTCTTACGACGAGTATGCTGCAAAAGTAAATGACAGTTTGCAAGAAGTCGGAATTCAGGTAAAAGGAATACATACTTTTGTTAATGCAAAAGAAGCTATTCGTACCGCCGATGCCATTATGATAGGTGGAGGAAATACTTGGAAATTAACCAGAATGCTTCAGGAAAATGGTCTGATAGATCTTATTCGTGAAAAGGTGAATACTGGTACGCCTTATATCGGATGGAGTGCAGGTTCTAATGTTGCGTGTCCTACTTTAAGAACAACCAATGATATGCCTATTGTAGCACCTTTAAGCTTCGAGACATTGAATTTAGTTCCTTTTCAATTGAACCCTCACTATCTGGATGCTCATCCTGAAAATCATGGTGGAGAAACACGCGAAATGAGAATAAATGAGTTCATTATCGAAAATCCAGATATTTATGTGGTAGGTTTGAGAGAGTCTACTATTCTACATTTCGAAAACGGAAAGTTATCGTTGATAGGTGATCGCTCGGCTCGAATATTCAAGTTTGGAAAAGAACCCTATGAATTGACATCAAAAGACGACTTCGATTTTCTGGTAAATATGAACTAA
- a CDS encoding Dabb family protein, with the protein MVKHIVFWKLKEEAHGNDKATNASLIKEKLEALNGKIEGLVKVEVGINFLESAANYDVALYSEVASKEALDFYQNHPLHQAVLPFVKEAVSSRIAVDYEI; encoded by the coding sequence ATGGTTAAACATATTGTATTCTGGAAACTCAAAGAGGAAGCTCACGGAAATGACAAAGCTACAAACGCATCGTTGATCAAAGAAAAGCTCGAAGCTCTTAACGGCAAAATTGAAGGTCTTGTTAAAGTAGAGGTAGGTATTAATTTTCTTGAATCTGCCGCAAATTACGATGTAGCCCTTTACTCAGAGGTTGCTTCTAAAGAGGCTTTAGATTTTTATCAAAATCACCCTTTGCATCAAGCCGTATTACCTTTTGTGAAAGAAGCAGTAAGCAGCCGTATAGCTGTGGATTATGAAATTTGA